From a single Bos indicus isolate NIAB-ARS_2022 breed Sahiwal x Tharparkar chromosome 11, NIAB-ARS_B.indTharparkar_mat_pri_1.0, whole genome shotgun sequence genomic region:
- the FAM136A gene encoding protein FAM136A isoform X1, with protein sequence MWAPAQPGTARVAMAELQQLRVQEAVDSMVKSLERENIRKMQGLMFRCSAACCEESQASMQQVHQCIERCHAPLAQAQALVTSELEKFQDRLARCTMYCNDKAKDSIDAGSKELHVKRQLETCVTKCVDDHMNLIPTMTRKMKESLSSIGK encoded by the exons ATGTGGGCGCCGGCGCAGCCGGGAACCGCGCGAGTCGCCATGGCGGAGCTGCAGCAGCTCCGGGTGCAGGAGGCGGTGGACTCCATGGTGAAGAGTCTGGAGAGGGAGAATATCCGGAAGATGCAG GGCCTTATGTTCCGGTGCAGCGCTGCCTGTTGTGAGGAAAGCCAGGCGTCCATGCAGCAAGTGCACCAGTGCATTGAGCGCTGCCATGCACCTCTGGCTCAAGCTCAGGCCCTGGTGACCAGCGAGTTGGAGAAGTTCCAG GACCGCCTGGCCCGGTGCACCATGTACTGCAATGACAAGGCCAAAGATTCAATAGACGCAGGGAGTAAGGAGCTTCATGTGAAGCGGCAGCTGGAGACCTGCGTGACCAAGTGTGTGGATGACCACATGAACCTCATCCCAACCATGACCAGGAAGATGAAGGAGTCTCTCTCTTCCATTGGGAAGTAG
- the FAM136A gene encoding protein FAM136A isoform X2: MFRCSAACCEESQASMQQVHQCIERCHAPLAQAQALVTSELEKFQDRLARCTMYCNDKAKDSIDAGSKELHVKRQLETCVTKCVDDHMNLIPTMTRKMKESLSSIGK, from the exons ATGTTCCGGTGCAGCGCTGCCTGTTGTGAGGAAAGCCAGGCGTCCATGCAGCAAGTGCACCAGTGCATTGAGCGCTGCCATGCACCTCTGGCTCAAGCTCAGGCCCTGGTGACCAGCGAGTTGGAGAAGTTCCAG GACCGCCTGGCCCGGTGCACCATGTACTGCAATGACAAGGCCAAAGATTCAATAGACGCAGGGAGTAAGGAGCTTCATGTGAAGCGGCAGCTGGAGACCTGCGTGACCAAGTGTGTGGATGACCACATGAACCTCATCCCAACCATGACCAGGAAGATGAAGGAGTCTCTCTCTTCCATTGGGAAGTAG